GGTGACTAGCAATGACTTGAATGACCAACTTCAAAGAGACCTTAGATCTTGAGGTGAAATTGACAGGTATGCACAACAGGTGATATGGCACTGGTCACATGTTTATACACTCGGCACTTTATTCATCTCTACTGACTTTGACAGATTGAATGTGTCATGGATATTTTTAAACTtacctgtttggacatgttatgacatacctttggagcaggtgggatttgaacccactcTTCTGGCTCACTCggactgtgccacaagagctttTAAGCGTGTAGTATAATGCTGGAAAGGAAGCTGCACCCACCAGCGTCCTTGACCAGGCCAACATTCCCAGCACAGAGGCACTGACTATCTATGATGGGCTGGGTACATCATCCGCATGACCAACGCGAGTCTCCCCAAGCAAGGGTTCTACTCCCTGTTTTGAAATGGTAGGCAatccccaggtggacagaggaagtgcttcaatGATACCTTCAAGCCCTCCCTGGCGAAGTGTGGCaatcccacagacacctgggaaccACCGGTCCAAagccatccaaagtggaggaggggTATCTAGGAAGGCATCAAGGACCTCAAGACTTGCCATCTGAAAAAAATGGAAGCTGagcaaaaacagcaaaaggagcgCACTGCCCCACAAATGCCCCGCCCACCCTTTCCCATGACCACCTTTTGGCCAGTGTAACAGAGTCTGTGGTAATTGCATTCGTCTGGACAGCCACCCATGGACTCACCCTGAGACTGGGAGAGATTCATCTACAGCTGTGAGGGACCGCCAAAGATTATGTCGTGCAGACAATGCATTCCTGAAAAACTTGTGtttcccgcccccttgaacttGTCCAATTGAACgtggagctgcaggtagacaggataaatgaggagataacaaggtgtagagctggatgaacacagctggtcaagcagcaccagaggagcaggaaagctgacatttcgggcctcaccacatttttctgaagaagggtctaggcccgaaacatcagctttcctgctcctctgatgctgcttggcttactgtgttcatccagctctacaccttgttatctcagattctccagcatctgcagttcctacaatcttgAGGATAAAGGAGGagttgatatgcttgcctttattggtcaatgcattgagtttaggagtttgGACGTCATGttatgactgtacaggacattggtttggccacttttggaatattgtgtgcaattctagtctcccagCTATAGCAAGGAtgtagtgaaacttgaaagggcccAGTAAagaaagatttccaaggatgttgccagggtaggAGGGTTTAAGccacagggagaggttgaataggctggggctgttttccctggaccatcagagtctgaggggttaccttacagagacttataaaatcatgaagggggaggatgagtgaatagacaaggttgtTTCCTCAGAGTGAGGGACTCCACATCTATGCTAGAGGACATAAATTTAAGGGAAGAGGAGAAAAATTAAAAAAGGAAACTAAGGgaaactttttaacacagagggtagtgtgtgtatggaaagagctgccagaggaagtggaggaggctggaacaattacagcatttaaaaggcatttggatgggtatatgaacaggaaggggttagagggatatgggccaaatactggcaaatgggacgagattaatttaggatatctggtcagcatggatgtgttggagcaaaggatctgttcctgtgctgtacagctctatgactgtatggctcTACATCTCTGAAATTGTCTGTAAAAGGGAGTCACCACATTTGCTTCTGATACCCTTCTAACACTGTCCAAAACTAGAAACTAACCATCGCAAACAATGCTAGGGAAGCACAGAAAAAGGAAAACATGTCAAATGAAGCATTTGATGCAATGCTTGATGAATAATAGCAGTAACTGATTTCTGAGAAGTAGTCCCCCACTCCTCCCCAGAAAGGAATTCGCATCTttgtacaaaaataaaatacaaaattCGAGAAACCAATTGGTGTCGATTCTACATATCCAGCTGCTAATAAAAAAAAACGATTACAAAGTAAAGCTATTAAAAGAATGGAACAAACGTAAATGAGAGCTGTTTCAATTGTTACATGTTGTACTAAAATATTTTGATTCCACTTTTACCCCCCGAAACATAAAATATTCATAGATGACACAAAGGAATGCATTAGAAGATTATTCTTACAAAATCTGTCAGTTTCACATAAATCTGCTTTCCTCCCATTTTTGTAGGATTGTAGACAGTACAATTGTTTCATCACATAAATATTAAAGTTAAAAGTTAGCACACTTTATCAATTATCCAGAATTAGCAAACCGTAACCGACATGAGCCATTACATATTGGAATCTATTGCAGCTCCTTATTTTAATCGTGATCCATGCAGCAAGTTGTGAAGTTGCGGCACGGGCATCCAAAACGATATACTAACCATGGataaaatatttcttttaaaaacaaggtACACATTTCAAACCTGCAGTCAGAAAGTTGGTACAATGTAGCACTCACTTTGTACAAAGACCCTGTGACTACTTCAGGattctgccacttcatcctatgtTGACTAACTCAGAGGACAATCCAACTAGtcctcccccaccatctgctcaTTCCTGACCCTTATCCCTCAAATACTTATCCAACATTCTTTTGAAAGCTCCTACTGAGTTTGTTTACACCACACTGGTCTAACGTTTGGAGTTGAAAAGGTCCCACACTTAGGACCATCATAtcactagtttcaaaatataCATTGAAAGATAagtgaaatgaaaataaacaactgcaactgtAACTTGAACTGTACACACTGTAAACATCTGGTGACAGATTAAAACTTTCCAGCTGTGCTACTCAAAAATGGCTCTTTAGCTGCgaaaataatttaataaaagCCAGAAGAAAATTATGCATTAGAAaaaagagttgtgagagcatggaatgcgttgccagcagcagttgtggaagcaaggtcattggggtcatttaagagactgctggacatgcatatggtcacagaaatttgagggtgcatccatgaggatcaatggtcggcacaacattgtgggctgaagggcctgttctgtgctgtactgttctatgttctatgttctatgttctaaaaactgAAACTTCATTTTTAATCAAAACATTAATTCCATCCACAGTTTCAGACAACACATCTTGTCGCAAATTAAGAAAGACTTTTCATTTATGTCGAACACCATGGAGTATATGAACTGTATAATCGCTAACTGGTTCTTCAAATTATAGCACAAAGAACGCAAGTAGTTTTGTACTGAAAGGTGAAAATGATAAAACGTTAATTCAAAACGTGTAAAATTATGAAACTGTAAAAAATGATATTAAGTATCTTCAAAATCAACAGGAATTGGCAATCATGTCAGTGTAGCAACACCTCTTAAAGAACTGTTTTccttaaatcatagaatcattgaaaaaTAGGCCATCCATTCTATTGAGCTTGTGCTCTTTCAAGAATCTAATTAATCTCATTTCCCGCTGTCTTTGCACCCCAACCCTTCAAAATCCTGCATTTACAAATATTCATCCATTCTCTTCTTGTAATTGCCTTACTATACATTGCACCGAGGCATTTTCTGCTCAAAGAACCTGCTGGTTCAAACTCTGCCAGATTTCAAGAGGATTTGGGGGAAGAAATCTTTTCGCCCAGAGGTTGGTGacgatctggaatgcactacccaggaAACCTCACAGCCTTTAAAGAGGGCTTCAATGAACATTTGACGTATCACATTCAAGGCTATTGGCCCAGTACAGAAAAGTAGGCCTAGTGTAGGTAATAGAGCATTTTTGCAGTatagacctgatgggccgaatggcctttccCAGATTGTATGAATGAAACGAAAAGGTTTCTAaccatctgctccaccattcaataagatcatggctggcctGGTCGTGGCCCCCAATTCCATTTTTCTCCCAGCACTCCATAACACTTGACTTCCTTTTCTTGTGAAAATCTACTTTTCTCTGTGTCAAATGAACTCAATTACCCagcctctactgccttctggggaagtgAGTTATACATAACTAGAAAGGAAATGACCCTCAATAAAAAGGGAAACCTCTTATTTTTCAGTCCTGACCTCTAGTTCCGGTGTCTCACAAAAGAAACATCCTCCCAGCGTCCAACCTAAAACATATTACATGACTAAATAAGATCACCTCTTCaccttctaaatgccaatgaaaCAAGGCCCAGGAAATGTCTGATATTTCCTCATGGGTTAAATGCCCATCTCCAGTATCGGTCGAGTGAACGCTCCCTGTGAAGTATTTTGAatgttatttaagaaaagatgtaaataggagaccaaaattgcgcATTGTACCCCAAGATGTCACCTTACTAATGCCCTGTTAATGTAGCTAAATATTCTTGGTTTTATATTTCATTACTCTTGTAATAAACTCTTCCAGTTGCCATCTTAATCACATGCTGCCCCGGCATACTATTTTCGGGTGATTTGTGTATGAagacccagatccctttgtgccCCAGAGTTCAGTACTCTCCTCATTGAAATAATATGTTACCTTTCTACTCCTCCTGCAACAAGAGTcagttttccacattaaacttcagCTGGTAattttttcccactcacttaaatatatttaaatgccTCTGCAGGCATTTTAGGCTATCTTTACAACTTAATTTCTCACCAATTTTTGTACAAACAGCAGACTTAACGACAATATATTCAGTCTCTTTGCCTAAGTCAtggatatagattgtaaatagtttggGGATCAGTACTGATCCCCTTGGCACTCCTCTAGTCAAAGCATGCCAAACTTGAAAAGACCTATTTATCCCTACTCTCCATTTCCTTTTCATTAAGTCACTCACTGACAGGATTGTGGCCTCTTTAGTCAGGCCAGCATTAAATGCCTATCCCTAACTGGCCTGAAAGCAGATAAGAGCAAATCACAATAGGCACTTTAAGATGGAGCTGTGTCTGGCAACATTGTACACCTTTCTCTGTACTCTTGTAGCCCATACTTGAACACACGTGCCAAAGAACCTAACTCTAAATTCTAaaacatgttggccagaccagataaggccagcagatttctttccctacaagatttgtgaaccagataggtttttactcAGTTTCTTAGCCATAATCAGGCGACTGATTCctgattcttattgaattcaaagtccatgatctgccatggcaggattcaaaccttgaCTATTGCCTGGATttgtggattaatagtctagcaataatactggaggccatcacctcccctcctctgtttgctaaccaatcatTTATCAATGCTAATATGTTACTCTGGACATCCTATGCTCTTTTCTTACGCAGTAACCTGAAACAAACCCAAACACCTTCCTGAAATCCAAGTACACCACCTCTTatagttcccctttatccatcttcctaATGGGCTAAATTATTACCCTGCAGTAGTGTCTCTATGACTTGTGGAATCTAATCAACTTCTAAGGTAAAAAGACAAtgccaagacaaaaaaaaagccactcaAAAACTTGCGATGAAAGCTTCAAGTACTGGGCACAAGGATTTGCTGCCTTAGAAACTTAGAAATTAaaagcagaggtaggccattcaacatTTGATATGAACATGGCTACCTCTATCGCAATATCACATTCCTACCACAATATTCTGCATACTCTGATGCCTTTCATACCTAAAATCTTATCAATCTCCCTCTTGAGTTTTCTTCTCAATGATTCACCAgccaaatttctcttttttttctgccTCCTGGCAAAGCTTTTCTGGTCCTAGTGTCAGTCATTACAGCAGGGATCAGTGTGCTATTTGATACAAGGGTGATATAATCTCCTTCCATACACTGAGGGCAATTTAAGACAATTTGCATATGGTGGTTGACCATTGTGAAAACTATTAACCTTAACTTACAATCTTTACTAATTACACCCGAAATGATTTTTGGAAAAGACAAGTCCTGAAATATGAAACAACAATTATTTGTATGTGAAATCAGTGATGTATTTTACACTTTCAGTATAAAACAATAGGATCCTAATGTTTTATAAGTTGCTGAAAAGCTAGGTCTTACCTTGCTTCTTGAGCTGCATGTTTACTTCTCTTTCGAAACTTAGATCCTGCATTCCCTTCTCCATGTTTCCATCATGGTAGAGACTCACTGTTGGTTGAAAGTCATGATTGAGATAGTTTATCCCCACATCAGTTGATTTTAAGAAGGAAGGATGTGTCTTCATGTCAGATTGAGGACTTTCCTTTGGCTGTGGAGACAACACTGGATCCTCAAGTGGTCTGGAATCCTGCACTAGCTTTGTTTCAAACCCTGGCACAGAGATGTGAGGGGAAACTTGTTGCAGCTGGGTCGCCAACCTGACTGGAGCCAAGTCGTGCACGGATTGATAGCTGGGCTCGACATTCGGAGCAGGGGGAGTGAATTCTCCAGATCGTTGTACGTTGTTCCACACAGAAACCGATGAGACAGCCTGTTGTTTTGATCTTGTCAAGGGAACTGAGGATGAGCTGACACTTGTTACACTCTGGCTTGTTTGCGGTCTCGCAGTATGGTCGTCAGCTGGAATCGGATTGCCCAGAGCTATATTCACTGCGTCACCAAGATTAATGGAAAATGAATCATTGGGTGCAGACTTTAGTTCTTGCTGATTTGGTATAGAATTGAATCGTAAACTGGAGAGCGTGTCAGCCAAAGTGATGCGTCCCTCTTTTGGTTCCCTTCTTGTCTTTGGAACTTGGCTTTGGACGTTGTATTGTGTGAGTTGAGACATCGGCATGGAGTGCAGAGCTGCATTTGACTTGAGCAATGGATTGAATGCTGGTTTGTTCTCCAGGTTTAGGTCTTCATCAGCAATGTGGAGATCAAGAGCTGGCATGGAACCATGACTGGCTGTGCCTACATTGGTAGAGATTGTAGAAGGTTGGACTACTGAAGGGAACACGTTGCTTTGTGAAGAATATTTCTTCAAAACTGGTGAGGACACATGGTTTGCTTTAGCCCCTGAATCATGGCGTCTTGGTGAGCTTTGAAGTGGATTTGACAAAGAGTTCATCCTCGAAGGAGATGGATACACAAGGCTAGATGTTGAACCATGCATACGGTCAATCTCAATGTCCGGTCTGGAAGAGTAAGGGAAGCCATTTGGATTTGTTCTGTTTTGGAAGGAGGAGACATAAGCTAAAGCAGTACTTCCATTAGATCTGGGAAGTGGTTTAGACCCTTGATTAAAGGATTGGCTTGATGTAACTTTTCTGTACTGAGATGAACCAATGGCCGGTATTGAACCTGAACTGCTCCCGATCCTCATGCGATAAGAAGGTGGAGAGGGCGTACTGGTGACAAAGCTTTCAGTGGCTTTGGATGACAACACAGACCCTGGAGCAGGAGTAAAAGGCGAGCTCAGCGGAGAAGTCGGTGTTAACAATGATCCATCTTCCACATCATCGATCTCAAAAGACCGTTTCAGAGCTGTTGATGTTTAAAAGTAAATAGAATTACAAAATGTTTTGTTGTTTAAATAATCACGAGCAAAATCAcacattgtaaaaaaaaattgctcaatcAATGCTCAGGACTTGTGTTAAGGATAAGAAACATTTGTTACTATTCctcaattaaaatttaaaaatgaagcgGGCTTAGTTTAAAATATTCTCACTATCCTTTCCATAGTAAATACTCATTGTCTGAAGGCTTACTGTGCTGTCATGGATTTTTCAATGCTTTATCACGCTTGTTGTAAATACAGGACTTAAGTATTGCTGACGAGTGCTAAGACAAAAACATTAACAAAATGTGTCTTCTCTCAGCAATCCTCAGTTGTTACACTATGTTCATATAGGCCCCAGATTTATTATGTGAATGAAGTCTGAACCATCTTTACAATCTGCCAGCCATGTTTTACTACAGACATGTTGAATATCTTCCTTCATTTTTAGCACATTTCACCATTTACAAACAACATACTGTGTTAAGCTTTACAACTCCTTTTTCATGTGACATCATTTGTCTTGGAGCATCCGTGCAGTAATGAGTACTGTGTACACAGTCTGACAGCTTCAAGTGTTTGGGGTCAGTCATTAGTAAGTCCAGTATAAGGTCGTAAGAAATTCAGTGTCTAGAGCTAGATACAGCCATGTATTTGTGAAATCGAAGATTAAtaggaaggtttttaaaaaaacatcataCATGGGGCCCTGTGTAGTAATGCACAAAACAGAAAATAGGGAACATCTATTCAAACCAGGCAAGTCAGGACAAAAACAGGACAGCACAGTCTCTTCATTACTAATCTACAAATGCTAGGCAGTGATTTTTCTTTACACAAAATGTAATTATAAAACCAAGTCCACCAAAAACTCCATTCAAAAGATATGCAAGTCCTATTAAACTGTCAATGTTAACAAAATATCTCCTACAAGAGGGGCAATCAAAAGTGATGACTGAATTCTGATCAATGTAATTTAGCTCAACTATCAATTTTGCCAGTTCTAATTAACTTTGAATCAAAAGGATATATAAAAACAGGACCTTTTGTCAATATAAAAACAAATCGAAAGGAAATAGGCATTCATTATAGCTCAGCAATAAAACATAGCGGCGGtatcagggcagcatggtggctcagtggttagcactgcagcctcacagtgccagggacccaggtttgattccagcctcgggcgactgtctgtgtggagtttgcacattctccccgtgtctgcgtgggtttcctccgggtgctccagttcactcccacggtccaaagatgtgcaggtaggtggatcggccatgctatattgtccacagtgtttgggggtgtgtgggtatagggagatgggtctgggtctgggtgggatgctccaagggttggtgtgggcttgttgggccaaagggcctgtttccacactgtagggaatctaatcatagcTAACATCACATTTGTGAACATGTTGATGAATCCTAATTACTTCAGAAACATATGCAAATTGTGTAAAATTCAAAACATAATTTTTGATTTTAATACGAGAGTGGGTCAATGCGTCAGTGAGCAATTAACACTTTTGAGGGttctgttgttttcttttttgtGGAAAGAAGCCTATATTATAGAAACAAAGTTACTGTAGACCTTACTCTGAGAGACATTCACTTTCCACATCACAAGTCAGATTCCCCACCAGCAAACCCATACAAGACGAGAACATTTCAGACTGCACTTTGCCCCTGCTTCTGCTTTTCTGTGCATTGGACAAGGTCAAATTTCCTCGGACCTAGCTCGACGAATTTCTTTTACGAAGTATACAGTTAACATGCAATATGTAAATGATGCTTTGCAGACTCAGACgtaattttgtgcttttttttaaaaatggtaacgATGCATTTTTTAAAGCAGCTCAAAAAGTGTTAGACCATTTTAAGTCttgcaaaattaaaacatttcttaTAGAATATGAACACCGCCACAGGGATGGGCCATAGTGAAGGAGCTGCTTTGAAGAATTGTCCTCCCTTCTCACTCAGCTCCATTgtgcggggcgggggggggggggggggggagtgcattTTCCGCAGTGAGGGGGTGTGGACGTCATTTCAATTTACCATcccatccaccccccccccccccaccccagaatGAGAAATGGTGTTTGTAAAGAATATTGATGGCTCAGTAGAGTGAGCCAATCCTTCAATTTGGTGGCAAAATCTCCATCCTGACTGACACGAGGGGTCTGGAGCTAGTGCCCGAAAACCAAGCACCTTGACGTTTCCGAGGGGCGCGTGCCCACATCCTCCCATGCTTGGATCATCATCTGCTGTGGACAGAACTTGTCGTCATCTTACTGCACTAACAGCCTGTTGCTTAGAATGAGTGGTTTCAGGACCTGCGCTGCTGGAACCAGCTGGAGAAGCTGAGTTCAAGTGGGATGTGACAAAAAAGGGGGCGATCTAGTCTAGAGGCTGAAGAAGGGGATACTCAGCCTGGGAGTCTTGTTTGAGCCCAGGTTCTGGCCCTCCTGGGAAGCCAAAGAAATGAAGAGCGAAGAAGTTCCCTAAATTCTACTCACTGGAAAAAGGCTCGGAGTCCCAGAGcttgcaggaactgcagatgccggagaatctgagatgacaaggtgtagagctggatgaacacag
The Stegostoma tigrinum isolate sSteTig4 chromosome 23, sSteTig4.hap1, whole genome shotgun sequence DNA segment above includes these coding regions:
- the LOC125462212 gene encoding septin-9-like isoform X1; amino-acid sequence: MSELSVNDHLEGILSDFEALKRSFEIDDVEDGSLLTPTSPLSSPFTPAPGSVLSSKATESFVTSTPSPPSYRMRIGSSSGSIPAIGSSQYRKVTSSQSFNQGSKPLPRSNGSTALAYVSSFQNRTNPNGFPYSSRPDIEIDRMHGSTSSLVYPSPSRMNSLSNPLQSSPRRHDSGAKANHVSSPVLKKYSSQSNVFPSVVQPSTISTNVGTASHGSMPALDLHIADEDLNLENKPAFNPLLKSNAALHSMPMSQLTQYNVQSQVPKTRREPKEGRITLADTLSSLRFNSIPNQQELKSAPNDSFSINLGDAVNIALGNPIPADDHTARPQTSQSVTSVSSSSVPLTRSKQQAVSSVSVWNNVQRSGEFTPPAPNVEPSYQSVHDLAPVRLATQLQQVSPHISVPGFETKLVQDSRPLEDPVLSPQPKESPQSDMKTHPSFLKSTDVGINYLNHDFQPTVSLYHDGNMEKGMQDLSFEREVNMQLKKQGLELKEVKTNMAERMQETGVVCSPDCKKDGTGRDLFGYVGIEAVLDQMRRKAMKTGFEFNIMVVGESGLGKSTLVNTLFKSKVSRKSCTPNFTEKIPRTVELQTISHVIEEKGVKMNLTVIDTPGFGDQINNENCWEPIVKYINEQYEKYLREEININRKKRIPDTRVHCCVYFVPPTGHWLRPLDIEFMNRLDKIVNIVPVIAKADTLTLDERRDFKQRIRQDLRNYSISVYPQTEFDEDPEDKLLNDTVREKIPFAVVGTDQEHQVNGKKILGRKTKWGIIEVENGAHCEFANLRDLLIRSHLQDLKDVTHKIHYETYRVRRLNESNGISKGLPKGNNIATKEDVDINL
- the LOC125462212 gene encoding septin-9-like isoform X2; the protein is MPTYQALKRSFEIDDVEDGSLLTPTSPLSSPFTPAPGSVLSSKATESFVTSTPSPPSYRMRIGSSSGSIPAIGSSQYRKVTSSQSFNQGSKPLPRSNGSTALAYVSSFQNRTNPNGFPYSSRPDIEIDRMHGSTSSLVYPSPSRMNSLSNPLQSSPRRHDSGAKANHVSSPVLKKYSSQSNVFPSVVQPSTISTNVGTASHGSMPALDLHIADEDLNLENKPAFNPLLKSNAALHSMPMSQLTQYNVQSQVPKTRREPKEGRITLADTLSSLRFNSIPNQQELKSAPNDSFSINLGDAVNIALGNPIPADDHTARPQTSQSVTSVSSSSVPLTRSKQQAVSSVSVWNNVQRSGEFTPPAPNVEPSYQSVHDLAPVRLATQLQQVSPHISVPGFETKLVQDSRPLEDPVLSPQPKESPQSDMKTHPSFLKSTDVGINYLNHDFQPTVSLYHDGNMEKGMQDLSFEREVNMQLKKQGLELKEVKTNMAERMQETGVVCSPDCKKDGTGRDLFGYVGIEAVLDQMRRKAMKTGFEFNIMVVGESGLGKSTLVNTLFKSKVSRKSCTPNFTEKIPRTVELQTISHVIEEKGVKMNLTVIDTPGFGDQINNENCWEPIVKYINEQYEKYLREEININRKKRIPDTRVHCCVYFVPPTGHWLRPLDIEFMNRLDKIVNIVPVIAKADTLTLDERRDFKQRIRQDLRNYSISVYPQTEFDEDPEDKLLNDTVREKIPFAVVGTDQEHQVNGKKILGRKTKWGIIEVENGAHCEFANLRDLLIRSHLQDLKDVTHKIHYETYRVRRLNESNGISKGLPKGNNIATKEDVDINL